Proteins from one Bacteroides zhangwenhongii genomic window:
- the aspS gene encoding aspartate--tRNA ligase encodes MFRTHTCGELRISDANKQVTLSGWVQRSRKMGGMTFIDLRDRYGITQLVFNEEINAELCERANKLGREFVIQITGTVNERFSKNANIPTGDIEIIVSELNVLNTAMTPPFTIEDNTDGGDDIRMKYRYLDLRRNAVRSNLELRHKMTIEVRKYLDSLGFIEVETPVLIGSTPEGARDFVVPSRMNPGQFYALPQSPQTLKQLLMVSGFDRYFQIAKCFRDEDLRADRQPEFTQIDCEMSFVEQEDIITTFEGMAKHLFKTLRGVELTEPFPRMAWADAMKYYGSDKPDLRFGMKFVELMDIMKGHGFSVFDNAAYIGGICAEGAATYTRKQLDALTEFVKKPQIGAKGMVYARIEADGTVKSSVDKFYTQEVLQKMKEAFGAKPGDLILILSGDDAMKTRKQLCELRLEMGSQLGLRDKNKFVCLWVIDFPMFEWSEEEGRLMAMHHPFTHPKDEDIPLLDTDPAAVRADAYDMVVNGVEVGGGSIRIHDAKLQAKMFEILGFTPEKAEAQFGFLMNAFKYGAPPHGGLAYGLDRWVSLFAGLDSIRDCIAFPKNNSGRDVMLDAPSAIDQTQLDELNLIVDIKE; translated from the coding sequence ATGTTCAGAACACACACATGTGGAGAACTGAGAATCTCTGATGCAAATAAGCAAGTGACGCTGTCCGGATGGGTACAGCGTAGTCGCAAAATGGGAGGAATGACCTTCATCGACCTCCGTGACCGTTATGGAATTACTCAATTAGTATTTAACGAAGAAATCAATGCAGAACTCTGTGAGCGTGCCAATAAGTTGGGACGTGAGTTCGTTATTCAAATCACCGGAACGGTGAATGAACGTTTCAGCAAGAATGCAAATATTCCTACGGGAGACATTGAAATCATTGTTTCCGAACTGAATGTGCTGAACACGGCCATGACTCCTCCGTTCACTATTGAAGACAATACGGATGGCGGTGATGATATCCGTATGAAATACCGCTATTTGGATTTGCGTCGTAATGCCGTTCGTTCCAATCTGGAATTACGTCATAAAATGACTATCGAAGTCCGCAAATATCTTGATAGCCTTGGTTTTATCGAAGTGGAAACACCGGTTCTGATAGGTTCTACTCCGGAAGGAGCGCGTGACTTTGTTGTTCCTTCACGTATGAATCCGGGACAATTCTATGCACTTCCGCAATCTCCGCAGACATTGAAGCAGTTGTTGATGGTATCCGGGTTCGACCGTTATTTCCAGATTGCGAAATGTTTCCGTGATGAAGACCTGCGCGCCGACCGTCAACCGGAGTTCACGCAGATTGACTGTGAAATGAGCTTTGTTGAGCAAGAAGATATTATTACTACTTTCGAAGGGATGGCTAAACATCTGTTTAAGACTCTTCGCGGTGTGGAACTGACCGAACCGTTCCCTAGAATGGCTTGGGCTGATGCCATGAAATATTATGGTAGCGATAAACCGGATTTGCGTTTCGGCATGAAGTTCGTCGAATTGATGGACATCATGAAAGGACATGGATTCTCCGTATTTGATAATGCTGCATATATCGGTGGTATCTGTGCGGAAGGTGCTGCGACTTATACCCGTAAACAGCTGGATGCGTTGACTGAGTTTGTAAAGAAACCTCAGATCGGCGCAAAAGGTATGGTCTATGCCCGTATAGAAGCGGACGGTACGGTGAAATCAAGCGTAGACAAGTTCTATACGCAAGAGGTACTTCAGAAAATGAAGGAAGCGTTCGGAGCTAAGCCGGGTGACTTGATTTTAATTCTTTCCGGTGACGATGCCATGAAAACCCGTAAGCAACTTTGTGAACTTCGTTTGGAAATGGGTTCTCAATTGGGCTTGCGTGACAAGAATAAATTCGTTTGTCTTTGGGTGATTGACTTCCCGATGTTTGAATGGAGCGAGGAAGAAGGTCGTCTGATGGCAATGCATCATCCTTTTACACATCCGAAAGATGAAGATATTCCATTGTTGGATACTGATCCGGCCGCAGTGCGTGCTGATGCATACGATATGGTAGTCAATGGTGTCGAAGTAGGTGGAGGTTCTATCCGTATTCACGATGCGAAACTGCAAGCCAAGATGTTCGAGATTCTGGGCTTTACTCCGGAAAAGGCGGAAGCGCAGTTCGGCTTCCTGATGAATGCCTTTAAGTATGGTGCACCGCCTCACGGTGGTCTTGCATACGGGCTTGATCGTTGGGTGTCTTTATTTGCCGGTCTGGACTCTATCCGTGACTGTATCGCGTTCCCGAAGAACAATTCCGGACGTGATGTGATGCTGGATGCGCCATCTGCAATTGACCAGACTCAACTTGACGAACTGAATTTGATTGTTGATATCAAAGAGTGA
- the lon gene encoding endopeptidase La encodes MKERYLLEDVSDNGFSLITDYDGNDEHAFDVNIKSGEILPVLPLRNMVLFPGVFLPITAGRKSSLKLIRDAEKKHKDIAVVCQRAAHTEDPKLEDLHNIGTVGRIVRVLEMPDQTTTVILQGMKRLSLKSITDTHPYLKGEVEILEEEIPGKDDKEFQALVETCKDLTMRYIKSSDAMHQDSAFAIKNINSPMFLINFICSNLPFKKDEKIDLLSIKSLRERTYHLLELLNREVQLAEIKASIQMRAREDIDQQQREYFLQQQIKTIQDELGGGGQEQEIEEMRNKAEKMHWSMEVKETFLKELAKLERTHPQSPDYSVQLNYLQTMLNLPWGIYTTDNLNLKNAEKTLNKDHYGLEKVKERILEHLAVLKLKDDMKSPIICLYGPPGVGKTSLGKSIASALKRKYVRMSLGGVHDEAEIRGHRKTYIGAMPGRIIKSLIKAGASNPVFILDEIDKVSADRQGDPSSALLEVLDPEQNTSFHDNFLDVDYDLSKVLFIATANNLNTIPGPLLDRMELIEVSGYITEEKIEIARKHLVPKELEATGLKKTDIKLPKDTLEAIIESYTRESGVRELEKKIGKILRKSARQYATDGYFAKTEIKPADLYDFLGAPEYTRDKYQGNEYAGVVTGLAWTAVGGEILFVETSLSRGKGGRLTLTGNLGDVMKESAMLALEYIKAHASILDLDEDIFENWNIHIHVPEGAIPKDGPSAGITMATSLASALTQRKVKANLAMTGEITLRGKVLPVGGIKEKILAAKRAGIKEIIMSAENKKNIDEIQDLYLKGLTFHYVNDIKEVFAIALTNEKVADAIDLSVKKPSQE; translated from the coding sequence ATGAAAGAAAGATACTTATTGGAAGATGTCAGTGACAACGGTTTCTCGTTAATTACCGACTATGATGGTAACGATGAACATGCATTTGATGTAAACATAAAATCTGGTGAAATTCTTCCGGTTCTCCCCCTCCGTAATATGGTATTATTTCCCGGAGTATTCCTGCCTATCACGGCTGGCCGAAAGTCTTCATTAAAGCTCATACGTGATGCTGAGAAAAAGCATAAAGACATAGCAGTAGTGTGTCAAAGAGCTGCTCATACGGAAGACCCCAAACTGGAAGATTTGCACAACATAGGTACTGTAGGACGAATTGTCCGGGTATTGGAAATGCCGGACCAAACGACAACCGTCATACTTCAAGGTATGAAGCGTCTAAGTTTGAAGAGTATTACCGATACACATCCATATCTCAAAGGCGAGGTTGAGATTTTGGAAGAAGAAATTCCGGGTAAGGACGATAAGGAATTCCAGGCTTTGGTTGAAACCTGCAAAGACCTGACAATGCGTTACATCAAGTCATCAGATGCAATGCATCAGGATTCTGCGTTTGCCATTAAAAACATCAATAGTCCGATGTTCCTGATCAACTTTATCTGTTCGAATCTCCCGTTTAAAAAAGACGAAAAGATAGATTTATTAAGTATCAAGTCTTTGCGCGAACGTACTTATCACTTATTGGAGCTTCTGAATCGTGAAGTGCAGTTAGCCGAAATAAAAGCCTCCATCCAAATGCGGGCTCGCGAAGATATTGACCAGCAGCAGCGTGAATATTTCTTGCAACAGCAGATCAAAACCATTCAAGATGAATTAGGTGGCGGCGGTCAAGAGCAGGAAATTGAAGAAATGCGCAATAAAGCGGAGAAAATGCATTGGAGCATGGAAGTTAAAGAGACTTTCCTGAAAGAGCTGGCTAAATTGGAACGCACCCATCCGCAGTCACCGGACTACAGTGTACAACTTAACTATCTGCAGACAATGCTTAACCTCCCATGGGGCATTTATACAACCGACAATCTGAATCTTAAGAATGCAGAGAAGACGTTGAATAAAGACCATTACGGATTGGAGAAGGTAAAAGAACGTATTCTGGAACATCTGGCTGTGCTGAAGCTAAAAGACGACATGAAGTCACCGATTATCTGCTTATATGGCCCTCCGGGAGTTGGTAAGACATCACTCGGAAAGTCCATCGCATCCGCCCTTAAACGAAAATACGTGCGTATGTCTTTAGGAGGTGTGCATGACGAAGCGGAAATACGTGGACATCGCAAGACATATATCGGCGCTATGCCGGGACGGATTATCAAGAGCCTTATTAAAGCAGGAGCTTCTAATCCGGTGTTTATCTTGGACGAAATAGATAAAGTCAGCGCAGACCGCCAGGGAGATCCTTCATCTGCATTATTGGAAGTTCTCGACCCGGAACAAAACACTTCGTTCCATGACAACTTCCTGGATGTGGACTATGATCTCTCAAAGGTATTGTTCATCGCAACAGCTAATAACCTGAATACAATTCCCGGTCCATTGCTCGACCGTATGGAGCTGATTGAAGTCAGCGGATATATCACAGAAGAGAAAATTGAAATTGCCCGCAAACATCTAGTCCCGAAAGAACTGGAAGCCACCGGGCTTAAAAAGACAGATATAAAACTTCCCAAAGATACGCTGGAAGCCATTATCGAATCGTACACTCGTGAAAGCGGTGTTCGTGAATTAGAGAAGAAAATAGGTAAGATTCTCCGTAAATCAGCCCGTCAGTATGCAACCGACGGATATTTTGCTAAAACGGAAATTAAACCGGCCGACCTATACGATTTCTTGGGAGCACCGGAATATACACGAGACAAGTATCAAGGCAATGAGTATGCCGGTGTAGTTACCGGACTGGCATGGACAGCCGTAGGAGGTGAAATCCTATTTGTTGAGACGAGCCTGAGTCGTGGTAAAGGCGGACGTCTTACATTGACCGGTAATCTGGGAGATGTGATGAAAGAATCTGCCATGCTGGCACTTGAATACATCAAGGCACACGCTTCTATCCTTGACTTGGACGAAGACATCTTTGAAAACTGGAACATCCATATTCATGTTCCGGAAGGGGCGATTCCGAAAGACGGTCCGTCGGCAGGTATCACTATGGCCACTTCTTTAGCTTCCGCTCTGACACAACGAAAGGTAAAAGCCAACCTGGCTATGACAGGAGAAATCACCCTTCGCGGCAAGGTTCTTCCGGTTGGCGGAATCAAGGAAAAGATTCTTGCTGCCAAACGTGCCGGAATAAAAGAAATCATTATGAGCGCCGAGAATAAAAAGAACATAGATGAAATTCAGGATCTGTATTTGAAGGGATTGACTTTCCACTATGTGAATGATATAAAAGAAGTATTCGCCATTGCATTAACCAATGAAAAAGTAGCGGATGCCATTGATTTATCTGTAAAGAAACCCAGCCAGGAATGA
- a CDS encoding diacylglycerol/lipid kinase family protein: MNDNMKKIKFVVNPISGTQSKELILSLLDEKIDKTKYSWEVVYTERAGHAVEIAAQAAEEKTDMVVAIGGDGTINEIARSLVHTDTALGIIPCGSGNGLARHLHIPMEPKKALEVLNEGCTDIIDYGKINGTDFFCTCGVGFDAFVSLKFAHAGKRGLLTYLEKTLQESLKYQPETYELETENGVSKYKAFLIACGNASQYGNNAYIAPQATLTDGLLDVTILEPFTVLDVPSLAFQLFNKTIDQNSRIKTFRCRRLCIRRAAPGVVHFDGDPMETDADVDIRLIQRGLRVVVPRALEKDAANVLQRAQEYMNGIKLMNEAIVDNITDKNKKILKKLTKKV; this comes from the coding sequence ATGAACGATAATATGAAAAAAATAAAATTCGTCGTCAATCCTATTTCGGGAACACAAAGTAAAGAATTGATTCTTAGTTTGTTGGATGAAAAAATAGACAAGACGAAATACTCTTGGGAAGTAGTGTATACGGAGAGAGCCGGTCATGCGGTAGAGATAGCTGCCCAAGCTGCGGAAGAAAAAACGGATATGGTGGTAGCTATCGGAGGAGACGGGACAATCAATGAAATAGCTCGTTCATTAGTGCATACTGATACTGCTTTGGGAATTATTCCTTGTGGGTCAGGAAACGGACTTGCACGTCACTTGCATATACCTATGGAACCAAAGAAGGCATTGGAAGTGCTCAATGAAGGCTGCACGGATATTATAGATTATGGTAAGATCAACGGAACGGATTTTTTCTGTACCTGTGGTGTCGGATTCGATGCGTTTGTCAGTCTGAAGTTTGCGCATGCCGGTAAGCGTGGGTTGCTGACTTATTTGGAAAAGACGCTGCAAGAAAGCCTTAAATACCAGCCGGAGACATACGAGCTGGAAACTGAAAATGGAGTATCCAAATATAAAGCCTTTCTTATTGCCTGTGGAAACGCGTCGCAATATGGAAACAATGCCTACATTGCTCCGCAAGCCACGCTGACGGATGGTTTGCTGGATGTGACCATTCTCGAACCGTTTACCGTATTGGACGTGCCTTCGCTTGCCTTTCAACTGTTTAATAAGACGATTGACCAGAATAGCCGCATCAAGACTTTCCGATGTAGGCGGCTGTGTATTCGTCGGGCTGCTCCCGGAGTGGTGCATTTTGACGGAGATCCTATGGAGACGGACGCTGATGTGGATATCAGGTTGATTCAAAGAGGATTGCGCGTAGTAGTGCCACGCGCATTGGAGAAGGATGCCGCCAATGTACTTCAGAGAGCACAAGAATATATGAATGGAATTAAATTGATGAATGAAGCTATTGTTGACAATATAACAGACAAAAACAAGAAAATCTTGAAAAAGCTGACGAAGAAAGTCTGA
- a CDS encoding GtrA family protein, with protein MKESVRIFRFMVIGTMNALIMALVVWLMMKEISFNGDYIVANITAYLIAQIHNFVWCKYWIFPIENKKNSIWKQILLFCSAFGLAYTAQFLFLILLVEGLDVNEYLAQFLGLFIYGGVNFMANKKLTFQ; from the coding sequence GTGAAAGAATCGGTACGTATATTTCGTTTTATGGTAATCGGTACGATGAATGCCTTGATAATGGCATTGGTTGTATGGTTGATGATGAAGGAAATATCATTCAACGGTGACTATATAGTGGCTAATATAACAGCGTATCTGATTGCTCAAATCCATAACTTCGTTTGGTGTAAATACTGGATATTCCCTATAGAAAACAAAAAGAACAGTATCTGGAAACAGATACTGCTCTTTTGTTCTGCTTTTGGTCTGGCCTACACGGCACAATTCCTGTTTCTTATTTTATTGGTTGAAGGATTAGACGTGAATGAATACCTCGCACAATTCTTGGGATTGTTTATTTACGGAGGTGTCAACTTCATGGCTAATAAGAAACTGACTTTTCAATAG
- the spt gene encoding serine palmitoyltransferase produces the protein MGLLQEKLAKYDLPQQFMAKGVYPYFREIEGKQGTEVEMGGHEVLMFGSNAYTGLTGDERVIEAGIKAMHKYGSGCAGSRFLNGTLDLHVQLEKELAAFVGKDEALCFSTGFTVNSGVIPALTDRNDYIICDDRDHASIVDGRRLSFSQQLKYKHNDMADLEKQLQKCNPDSVKLIIVDGVFSMEGDLANLPEIVRLKHKYNATIMVDEAHGLGVFGKQGRGVCDHFGLTHEVDLIMGTFSKSLASIGGFIAADSSIINWLRHNARTYIFSASNTPAATASALEALHIIQNEPERLEALWEATNYALKRFREAGFEIGATESPIIPLYVRDTEKTFMVTKLAFDEGVFINPVIPPACAPQDTLVRVALMATHTKEQIDRAVEKLVKAFKALNLL, from the coding sequence ATGGGATTATTACAAGAGAAGTTAGCTAAGTACGACTTGCCACAACAATTTATGGCAAAGGGCGTTTACCCATATTTCCGTGAGATTGAAGGGAAACAGGGTACAGAGGTAGAAATGGGCGGACACGAAGTGCTGATGTTCGGTTCCAATGCATACACTGGCCTTACGGGAGATGAAAGAGTGATTGAAGCCGGTATCAAAGCCATGCACAAATATGGTTCCGGTTGCGCAGGGTCACGCTTTCTGAATGGTACACTTGACCTGCATGTTCAATTGGAGAAAGAGTTGGCCGCTTTTGTTGGAAAGGACGAAGCTCTCTGTTTTTCTACCGGTTTTACAGTAAACTCAGGTGTTATTCCGGCTTTGACCGACCGTAACGATTATATCATCTGTGACGACCGCGACCACGCCTCTATCGTAGATGGCCGCCGCCTCTCCTTCTCACAGCAATTGAAATACAAACATAACGATATGGCGGATCTGGAAAAACAACTTCAAAAGTGTAATCCGGATTCAGTGAAGCTGATTATAGTGGACGGTGTGTTCTCTATGGAAGGCGACTTGGCAAACCTGCCCGAAATCGTACGTTTGAAACATAAATACAATGCGACCATCATGGTAGACGAAGCACATGGCTTGGGAGTATTCGGAAAACAGGGACGTGGTGTTTGTGACCATTTCGGTCTGACTCACGAAGTTGACCTAATCATGGGTACTTTCAGTAAATCATTGGCTTCTATCGGTGGATTCATCGCTGCTGACTCCTCTATTATTAATTGGTTACGCCATAACGCACGTACATATATATTCAGTGCATCCAACACTCCGGCCGCTACCGCGTCCGCTTTGGAGGCTCTCCACATCATCCAGAATGAACCGGAAAGACTCGAAGCCTTGTGGGAAGCTACCAATTATGCATTGAAACGTTTCCGTGAAGCCGGTTTTGAGATTGGCGCAACAGAGTCACCTATCATCCCTCTTTACGTACGCGATACGGAAAAGACATTCATGGTAACCAAACTGGCTTTCGACGAAGGTGTATTTATCAATCCGGTTATTCCGCCCGCATGTGCTCCACAAGACACATTGGTACGTGTGGCATTGATGGCTACCCATACAAAAGAACAGATTGACCGTGCTGTAGAGAAATTAGTAAAAGCATTCAAGGCTTTAAACCTCTTATAA
- a CDS encoding tRNA1(Val) (adenine(37)-N6)-methyltransferase encodes MSNPYFQFKQFTVWHDKCAMKVGTDGVLLGAWTSVQGARRVLDVGTGTGLVALMLAQRSPADVKIVALEVDTAAVEQAKENVARSFWKEQIEVVQADFNQYHSSGKFDVIVSNPPYFVGSLKCPDVQRNAARHDTSLTYEELLKGVAGLLAEDGTFTVVIPADVADRVKGIASMWNLYAVRQLNVITKPGGVPKRVLIAFSFENRECVVEELLTEIARHKYSEEYIMLTREYYLKM; translated from the coding sequence ATGTCGAATCCTTATTTTCAATTTAAGCAATTTACAGTGTGGCATGACAAATGTGCTATGAAAGTTGGCACGGATGGAGTACTTTTAGGTGCCTGGACTTCGGTTCAAGGAGCGCGTCGGGTATTGGATGTAGGTACGGGAACAGGATTGGTTGCTCTGATGTTGGCTCAACGCAGTCCGGCAGATGTGAAAATTGTAGCATTGGAAGTAGATACGGCAGCTGTGGAGCAGGCTAAAGAAAATGTAGCTCGTTCTTTTTGGAAAGAACAGATAGAAGTGGTTCAGGCAGATTTTAATCAGTATCATTCTTCCGGTAAATTTGATGTGATTGTCTCAAATCCTCCTTATTTTGTAGGCTCACTTAAATGTCCGGATGTACAAAGGAATGCTGCGCGTCATGACACTTCTCTGACTTATGAGGAACTATTGAAAGGAGTTGCCGGATTATTGGCTGAGGATGGGACTTTTACGGTTGTGATTCCGGCAGATGTGGCAGATAGGGTGAAGGGTATAGCTTCTATGTGGAATCTGTATGCAGTCCGCCAACTGAATGTGATAACTAAGCCCGGAGGTGTTCCCAAAAGAGTGTTGATCGCTTTTTCTTTTGAAAATCGGGAGTGTGTGGTCGAAGAACTGTTGACAGAAATAGCACGTCACAAATATAGCGAGGAATATATAATGCTGACTCGGGAGTATTATTTGAAGATGTAA
- a CDS encoding carbon-nitrogen hydrolase, whose product MRKIKVGLIQQSNTSDIRVNLMNLAKSIEACAAHGAQLIVLQELHNSLYFCQTENTNLFDLAETIPGPSTGFYSELAAANKVVLVTSLFEKRAPGLYHNTAVVFDRDGSIAGKYRKMHIPDDPAYYEKFYFTPGDIGFEPIQTSLGKLGVLVCWDQWYPEAARLMTLKGAELLIYPTAIGWESSDTDDEKARQLNAWIISQRAHAVANGLPVISVNRVGHEPDPSGQTNGILFWGNSFVAGPQGEFLAQAGNDRPENMVVEIDMERSENVRRWWPFLRDRRIDEYEGLTKRFY is encoded by the coding sequence ATGAGAAAAATAAAAGTCGGACTTATCCAACAGTCTAATACTTCGGACATTCGTGTCAATCTAATGAATCTCGCCAAAAGCATAGAAGCGTGTGCTGCGCACGGCGCACAGTTAATCGTTCTTCAGGAATTGCATAATTCGCTTTACTTCTGCCAGACAGAAAATACAAACTTATTCGACCTCGCAGAAACGATTCCCGGACCTTCCACCGGATTTTACTCGGAATTGGCGGCAGCCAATAAGGTAGTTCTTGTAACTTCCCTCTTCGAGAAACGCGCGCCGGGACTTTATCACAATACAGCCGTTGTCTTCGACCGTGACGGAAGCATCGCCGGTAAATATCGGAAAATGCACATTCCCGACGATCCTGCATATTACGAAAAGTTTTATTTTACTCCCGGAGATATAGGTTTCGAACCGATCCAGACTTCTTTAGGAAAACTGGGGGTCTTGGTATGTTGGGATCAATGGTATCCGGAAGCTGCCCGCCTGATGACACTGAAAGGCGCCGAACTTCTAATCTATCCTACCGCTATCGGCTGGGAAAGTAGCGACACGGATGACGAGAAAGCGCGTCAACTCAATGCCTGGATTATCTCACAACGTGCTCATGCCGTTGCAAACGGTCTTCCTGTTATTTCCGTCAATCGTGTAGGTCATGAGCCCGATCCTTCCGGACAGACAAATGGTATCTTATTTTGGGGAAACAGTTTCGTTGCGGGTCCGCAAGGGGAATTTCTCGCACAGGCCGGAAATGACCGTCCGGAGAATATGGTAGTGGAAATTGATATGGAACGTTCTGAGAATGTACGTCGCTGGTGGCCATTCCTGCGCGATCGTCGCATCGACGAATACGAGGGACTGACTAAGCGATTCTATTGA
- a CDS encoding ferredoxin domain-containing protein: MILNERDARHEHILQAARQIMTAARTAPKGKGIDIIEVALITDEEIKQLSDTMIKMVEEHGMKFFLRDADNILNAECVILIGTREQAQGLNCGHCGFSTCAGRTEGVPCALNSIDVGIAIGSACATAADLRVDTRVMFSAGLAAQRLNWLKDCKTVMAIPVSASSKNPFFDRKPKQENKD, encoded by the coding sequence ATGATACTAAACGAAAGAGACGCTCGTCATGAGCACATACTGCAAGCAGCACGCCAGATAATGACCGCTGCACGCACTGCCCCCAAAGGAAAAGGGATAGATATTATTGAAGTGGCGCTAATTACCGATGAAGAAATCAAGCAATTATCGGACACTATGATAAAGATGGTGGAAGAACATGGAATGAAATTCTTTCTACGGGATGCAGACAACATACTAAATGCCGAATGCGTTATATTAATAGGAACGCGCGAGCAAGCACAGGGACTGAATTGCGGTCATTGCGGATTCTCAACTTGCGCCGGACGTACAGAAGGCGTTCCATGTGCCCTGAATAGTATTGACGTAGGTATTGCGATAGGCTCTGCCTGTGCAACAGCAGCCGATCTGCGTGTAGATACACGGGTAATGTTCTCTGCCGGACTTGCAGCACAACGTCTGAACTGGCTGAAAGACTGCAAAACGGTAATGGCGATTCCGGTAAGCGCATCATCAAAAAATCCGTTCTTCGACCGGAAGCCAAAACAGGAGAACAAAGATTGA
- a CDS encoding agmatine deiminase family protein, with product MGIMVGLPSPSGSEKDLQLNFGKNMTVQVEMRAPYLPAEWHTQSGIQLTWPHAGTDWAYMLEEVQQCFINIAQEIAKRELLLIVTPELEKVKQQIAATVNMNNVRFLQCATNDTWARDHGAITMIDTGTPSLLDFAFNGWGLKYASELDNQITRQAVEAGALNGQYVNRLDFILEGGSIESDGMGTLLTTSECLLSSNRNERLNQVEIEDYLKSVFHLQQVLWLDHGYLAGDDTDSHIDTLARFCSTDTIAYVKCEDKEDEHYGALHAMEEQLKTFRTLAGAPYRLLALPMADKIEEDGERLPATYANFLILNDAILYPTYNQPQNDKKAGEVLQQAFPGRQIVGIDCRALIKQHGSLHCVTMQYPTGVIK from the coding sequence ATGGGAATCATGGTTGGATTGCCCAGCCCTAGCGGCTCGGAGAAAGATTTGCAATTAAACTTCGGTAAAAATATGACCGTACAGGTAGAAATGAGAGCACCTTATCTGCCTGCCGAATGGCATACGCAAAGCGGCATACAATTGACGTGGCCGCACGCCGGTACGGATTGGGCATATATGCTGGAAGAAGTACAGCAATGTTTCATAAATATCGCCCAAGAAATAGCAAAACGGGAACTGTTACTAATCGTCACCCCCGAACTTGAAAAGGTGAAGCAACAAATAGCTGCTACCGTCAATATGAACAATGTACGCTTTCTGCAATGTGCCACCAACGACACTTGGGCACGTGACCACGGAGCTATAACCATGATTGACACAGGTACTCCCTCATTGCTAGACTTCGCATTTAACGGCTGGGGACTAAAATATGCTTCCGAACTGGACAATCAAATCACCAGGCAAGCCGTAGAAGCCGGAGCTTTAAACGGCCAATACGTCAATCGGCTTGATTTCATACTCGAGGGTGGCTCTATCGAGAGCGATGGAATGGGCACACTGCTCACCACTTCCGAATGTCTGCTCTCTTCCAACCGTAATGAGCGTCTTAACCAAGTGGAGATAGAAGATTATTTAAAATCGGTTTTCCATCTCCAGCAAGTCCTTTGGTTGGATCACGGCTACCTTGCAGGCGATGATACCGACAGTCATATTGATACTTTAGCCCGTTTCTGCTCTACCGACACCATCGCCTACGTGAAATGTGAAGACAAAGAGGACGAGCATTATGGAGCGCTACACGCTATGGAAGAACAATTAAAAACATTCCGCACATTGGCCGGAGCTCCCTATCGTCTGTTAGCTTTACCTATGGCGGACAAGATAGAAGAAGATGGAGAGCGTCTTCCCGCCACATACGCCAATTTTCTGATTTTAAATGACGCCATCCTCTACCCGACTTACAATCAGCCGCAAAATGACAAGAAAGCAGGTGAAGTGTTGCAACAAGCATTTCCGGGACGGCAAATAGTCGGAATAGATTGTCGAGCCCTAATCAAGCAGCATGGTTCTTTGCATTGCGTCACCATGCAATATCCAACAGGAGTTATAAAATAA